The window GACGAGGCGGTGAGAACGCTACAACCACGCCCTCTGGCCACATGAGCCCCAGGACGATGGGCACCCGGGTGCCCATCGGATCCGACTCCGACGGCCGCTGCGAATCGACATTTCGACTCCCGAAATCCGCGGGCACCTGGTGCGGCGTAGGCCTGGTCTAGACGGCAACTTCAATTGCCAAGCGCATCGAAGGACTTCTTCACCCCACGGGCCACCAAGTTCAGGGTGCCGAACTACGGCGGCGTGGGACGATCTAGACGTAGACCCAAATCCAGAGAGAACGGACACCACGACCATGACTGAGGATCGACCCGTGCAGCGCCCGATCACCGACCGCAGAGAGATCATCGAGCACGAGGAGAAGAGCCTGACAGGCTCGTCGTACTCCGAGATCGATGCCGCACAGGCGAGCAGTCTCGGCTTCAGCGATTTCGACAAGGATGAGAGCGACGACTAAGGGGCTAATACCTGACTATGGTGCCAAGTAGTCTCTCAGCCGTCCTGTCATTCCTCCTCCTCCTTGCCCCCGGCATAGTTTGGGAACTGCAGCGGAGCCGGTATCAAACGGCAGTCAAAGAGACGACGCTCATTGAGGCGTCACGCATCGTCCTCGCATCCCTGACAGCTACCGGCGCCGCTAGTGTTGCTATGTCCTGGGTTTGGTTGCGTCTCTATCAGTCAGCGCGCACAGAGAACTTCGAGTCGCCCGTATCCAGCATTCCCTACATCGGCGCTGCGATCGCAACATCCGGCGTTGCTTGTGCCCTCGTTTTGGGACTGTCCTGGGTCAGATGGTCTGGTCGACGGCCGATTACAGGAACTCGCGTCTGGGAACGTGCGTTCGTCGGCCTTCGCCCGCATCGCGACACTCCGCCGATGCTGACGGTTGTCCTCCACAATGGAACGATCTGGCAAGGAAAGTTCGCCGCATTCGACTCTGACCCCGAGGACGCACACCGCAACCTCGCTCTCGAACCGCCGCTCCGGCGCAGGTCACCCGAGGAGAGCGGCGGCTTTAAAGTCGTTCGCCAGGTCGGCTTGGTGACGCTGCCCGAGTCAAGCGTTCTATCGATTGAGGTCATCTACGTGAAGCCAGAGTGAACGAGGCGCTAATCGCTGCCGGCTCCCGACCGACACAAGTCGCCTGCATGGAAATATCGATCGACCGAACTGATGTGTCGATTTAGACGGGTCCAGTCTGAGCAGTCTCCATTGTCTGTCCGTGGATCACAGGTCCGCTGGCGGCTCCGCCTCGCCCTCTCCAACAGGCTCACTCCACAAGGCCCCGTATTCGAGCGAAGGAATCTGTACGTATTCACCTTCATGGTCCTCTGGAATATTCCATGTCGCCACAAGATCAATCAGGTACAGATATGCCGAACGAGTCACCTGAAGTGCCCGGATCGCCGACCACACGAGGCCGTCGACGTCCACGGAACTTCGTGACTGCTTCGTGGCCCCCGTCGCATCGAGTAGCGCTGCATGCACAATCCTATGCGTGCCCGCGTTCCGCAAGATCTGGGAGGACGCGTACATTCCTCCCGGCTCCATATCCATCGCAAGTTCGGCGAGTGCGAGCACTGGAACGGCTTGCTCTGGGGCCTTCGCCAGGCCAGCGCGCAATACGCCACCGGCGTGCCAGAATTTCCGGAAAGAAACACTGCTCGGGCTGTCGCCAATCTTGAAGTACTCGTTCGCCACAACCGCCGTCTTATCCAGCACATCCAATGTCGACCTCTGGGCGAGAATCAGTTTCGCATATTGAGTGCCAAACAGTGAGAAATCCTCGGCATCGACATAGAATCCAGTATCGCTATCCAATTGCACGAGACCCGACGACAAAATTTCCGAGACGCCTTCGAATGCGAGGCGACGTGAGACGAGAAAGTCCGCCTTGAGGACATTCATGTGCGCTATGATCGGCGGGTTTATATCGTCATCCGGGCCGCCATACAAGACCTCGATGACGGCGTTGTCCCAGTGCGGATCGTCGGTGCCCAAACCCTCAACAGCGGGAGACAGCGCCAACCTGTGGCCAGCAACCCACGACCGATATGCGTCGGGCGGACCGTCCAGACCGTGCGAGAGATGGCCCTCGCTTTCGGTAAGCTCCAGGGCATCCCAGCGCTCGGCTGTACTGGCGCCTGCATATTCAACCGTCCCGGCTCGCAACTGTTTCGCGAGATTGACGTACTTGTCATATACCGCAGCGATGTGCCCTGTCTGCCCAATCCCTAGTTCGATTCGAGTCAGAAGCAGCCGCGCCAGATTACCAGCAGCGTTTCCGTTTCTGGGATCGACGTCGAGCGCACTAAGATAATAGTCAAAAGCTTCTGCCCACCTACCAGAGTGGTCCAGGCTGTTGGCCAGATTGCAGAAGGCGCGCGACCGTGTGGACGCATCGGCTATTTCGGAGGTCGCGACCTCGTAGTAGTACAACCTTGCCGCCCGAAGGGCCGCACGATTATCAAGCCGGTTCGCAACTCTATGGACCGCGGTTTCGGCGTTTTCGCCACCCTCAAGGCCCATGTCGGCGAGGGCCGATATGGCATTTGCGATGTTGTATAGAATCTGGAAACGAAGAGGTTCGTCTTCTGGCGTGCCATCGAGCGCGCCCTCAGCGATCTGCTTCCCGGCCTGCAAGAGAGGCTCACTGTCGAGCCGGGAGCCGCAATTGATCACGACCGAAGAACACATGAAGAGCAACGCCGCACGTTCGACCACAATGGCTGTCTGCTCCACCTGTGAAACCAGCGCCCGTACGGCAGACGCGGTGCCGCCAGGGTCTTCATCCTGAGCCGCGCCGAGAAGCAGGATCTCTCGGGCCAGCTGCTGGTACTCCTCGGACGGCTCCATCGCCGCACTCTATGGCGGGCTGCCGATGCCAGTCTCGGCCGTGCGCGAAGTTCATCCTGTCCTAGGTCGCTGCGGCGGACGGTCGTGGAAGAGCGGACCGCCCATGCAAAGTCAGGACTGAGGCTCTTCGCTCCTGGCGGGGGCGAAATAGTCGCCAAGCATCTCCGAGACCCATGACGGCTGGCGAACCTCCCCGCGCGGTCCCATCTCCGCGAACCAGGGCTTGATGTCGAGGACAGGCGTCCCGTCGACAACATCAAGGTCTTCGATGTGCAGGTCCAGGCCGTCGATCGACACAAGTCGGCAGCGCGAAACGCCAATCCAGTTCTGGCGACGCATGTTGCGGTGTCCGAAGATCCCGACCTCGGGCCAGTCCGGGTTGTTACGCGGACGACGCGCACCGGGATCGAGATCGGACTGGTCAGTCAGATGAAAGAAGAACGCGACTTCGAGGTGAGAGAACTCATCAAGACCAGCAACTGACGCCTCGGTATAGGCGTCCGGGTCGATCCGGAGGATCGAACGAGTTCCGCCCCAGTAGTCATCAGTCGGCTCGACGCGCCCGCCAACAACGTGAGCGACTGGGGTCATGACGATGGGGTCGGTCAACGTTCCTCCGCGGATCAGTTCGTGGCTGCAAGATAGGCGCTGGCGCGCTCGTCGAGGATAGCCGCGTCAGAACTGGTCGCTCTGTAGGTCGCCAGTGCAGAGCGCATCTCGATGATGGTCTGGCGAGCCCTGGCCGATTGCACCCCGTCCATCGCGTCGAGCGCCACGTTCCAGGTCGCGATTGCATGCTCAAGTTCCCCGCGCCTGGCCTGCACGTCGCCGAGATATCCCAGCGTGACGGCGTGGGTCCGCTTGAAGGTAGACGCCTTGCGGGTCACGACGGAGTGCTCCAACTGCTGCTCAGCTCCGGCAAGGTCTCCGATATCCCGGAGGGTATTGCCGGTCTCGTGCGCGAGGGAAGCTTCCCCGAAGAAGAAGACCCGCGTGGGCTCGTCGCCGCCAGGCGTCGCGGCGGCAAGGTCCCGTTCGGCCAGGAGCAGCGCGGATGACGCCGCGCTCTTCTGACCGGTCGCGGCAAGAGCGCGGGCGTGGACCACGCCGAGGAGTGCACGTTCTCGTGGCGCGGCGGCCTGGTAACGGTCACCGTCCACCGAGGCTGCCGCAAGTTCCTGAGCCTGGGTCGGGTGGCCGAGGTCGATCGCCTGGTGCGCCATCGCGCGCAGAGTGTGCCCTGCCATCGCGGGATCGTCGGCTTCAGCCGCCAGCTTGACCGACGAGGTGAACAGTCCCTGGGCGATACCGTGCTCAGCGTTGTCGAAGGCCATCCAGCCGGCGACGTAGGCCAACTCGGAAGCGGCAGAGAACATCTCGCTCCTGAGGGCATCGTTCGCGAAGGAGCCGTTCAGGAGCCGCTGCACGTCATCGGTGAGGTACTGCATGGCGGCCGCCCGTGCGTGCCCGCCACCGTGCCGTTGGTCCATCCGAGAGAAGAACGCGACCGACTCACGGACTGCTTCCAGGTCGCCATTTCCGACCGAGCGGACGCCGCGTGCGGCACGCTCGGCGGAGCGGCGAACCACCTCGGTCCACCACGACTCATTGGGCAGTGCGGCGGCGACCGTCGAGTAGGCCGCCAGACCGAGCAGGCCCCGTCGAGTGAGGTCCACGTACTTGCTCCCCAGGTCGGCCAGCCCGGTTAGCGTATCCATCTCCCACGTCGACAAATGACCAATTTCTCGCGCCGCGCTCCCGCGCTTGGTCGGGTAGAACCCGATCTCGGCATCCGTCGCGACACCGAGGACGGCACGCAGACCGTCGCGATACTGCTGCCCAGGCCAGCGCGACTGGCCGCGCTCGTAGCGAGCTATCGCATGGGCATCAAGGGCGATGCGCTGCCCGGTCATCGCCCAGACATGGGCGTTCACGGCTTCCGCGAGCTCGCCACGTGACATGGGTTCGCCGGGGCGCACGTGCGAGGGCAGGGCCGCGCGCAAGTCGCGGAGCAAATCGTTGCCCATCGCTCGATCCCCTCCCCCGTTAGCAGTCTGTCTGGGCGGACGTTCTGCAGATTGTCCCGTTGATTGCCCTGCCCGGGCGAGCGAATCGCAACAAGAGTAGCGAGGAGACACATCCCCGCGACCGATCCCAGACGGCCAGGCAGACTTCGGAGAGTCCCGTGAACCGGATAGCAGCAAGGACGCGACGCCTTGAATCACACACTCCAACGCAGGGCGCGACCGGTAGCCAGCGGCGGCTCCTGATAGACATAAACGACGGACTCATAGCGGCGTCACGGTTTCTCGACCTCGTCGGGGCTGACCACATCGAACTGGTGACCGTGACCAGTAACCGTGTCAGCCTCCAGCCCGCCGACCTGAACGAGGGCGAGCAGATCGCCCGCGCACTGGGGCTGAACAACCCCATGGATCACCGAATGTTCGTGCCCGGCAACACGCTGTGGACCGGTGAACGCCACGGCCTGGAAGTCCAGGTCCGATCGGTGCTGCGCGGAGCAGTGACCCGATGAACGCCGCGACCACTACTTGCACCCGCACGCTCGTGGCGCTCGACATCGATGGGACGCTCGTAGATGACGGGAACAAGATCCCATCCGGCACAGTCGACGCCCTGGACCTGGTCCGTGCTGCCGGACACGAGATCGTGCTCGCCACCGGTCGATCACTGATCGGACTGATGCCGATCGCGGTCCGGCTGGGGCTGACCGATGGATGGGGTGTGTGCTCCAACGGCGCTCTGACCGTGCGGCTGGACCGTTCCGCACCTTCCGGCTTCGACGTCGTTACGGCTCGCACCTTCTATCCGGGGCCGGTGATCCGCCGGGCAATGGAGATGGTTCCGGTAGTGCGGATCGCGGTCGAAGAAGTCGGTTGGGGTTGGCGCACCAACACTCCGTTCGAGCCCGGCGAACTCAACGGTCAGCAGAAACTCGTCCCACTGGGCGATCTGGTGGCCCAACCCGCCACCCGGGTCGTGCTCGTCGGGCCGGGTATTCGCCGGTTCACGGAC is drawn from Promicromonospora sp. Populi and contains these coding sequences:
- a CDS encoding LA2681 family HEPN domain-containing protein, coding for MEPSEEYQQLAREILLLGAAQDEDPGGTASAVRALVSQVEQTAIVVERAALLFMCSSVVINCGSRLDSEPLLQAGKQIAEGALDGTPEDEPLRFQILYNIANAISALADMGLEGGENAETAVHRVANRLDNRAALRAARLYYYEVATSEIADASTRSRAFCNLANSLDHSGRWAEAFDYYLSALDVDPRNGNAAGNLARLLLTRIELGIGQTGHIAAVYDKYVNLAKQLRAGTVEYAGASTAERWDALELTESEGHLSHGLDGPPDAYRSWVAGHRLALSPAVEGLGTDDPHWDNAVIEVLYGGPDDDINPPIIAHMNVLKADFLVSRRLAFEGVSEILSSGLVQLDSDTGFYVDAEDFSLFGTQYAKLILAQRSTLDVLDKTAVVANEYFKIGDSPSSVSFRKFWHAGGVLRAGLAKAPEQAVPVLALAELAMDMEPGGMYASSQILRNAGTHRIVHAALLDATGATKQSRSSVDVDGLVWSAIRALQVTRSAYLYLIDLVATWNIPEDHEGEYVQIPSLEYGALWSEPVGEGEAEPPADL
- a CDS encoding DUF6338 family protein, giving the protein MVPSSLSAVLSFLLLLAPGIVWELQRSRYQTAVKETTLIEASRIVLASLTATGAASVAMSWVWLRLYQSARTENFESPVSSIPYIGAAIATSGVACALVLGLSWVRWSGRRPITGTRVWERAFVGLRPHRDTPPMLTVVLHNGTIWQGKFAAFDSDPEDAHRNLALEPPLRRRSPEESGGFKVVRQVGLVTLPESSVLSIEVIYVKPE
- a CDS encoding SAM-dependent methyltransferase translates to MTDPIVMTPVAHVVGGRVEPTDDYWGGTRSILRIDPDAYTEASVAGLDEFSHLEVAFFFHLTDQSDLDPGARRPRNNPDWPEVGIFGHRNMRRQNWIGVSRCRLVSIDGLDLHIEDLDVVDGTPVLDIKPWFAEMGPRGEVRQPSWVSEMLGDYFAPARSEEPQS